The Chryseolinea soli genome contains a region encoding:
- the lepA gene encoding translation elongation factor 4 codes for MENIRNFCIIAHIDHGKSTLADRLLEFTGTLNERQMEAQVLDNMDLEKEKGITIKSHAIQMNYTLDGKNYVLNLIDTPGHVDFSYEVSRSIAACEGALLIVDASQGIEAQTISNLYLALEHDLEIIPVMNKIDLPHAMPEEVTDEIVELVGCKREDVIRASAKEGKGIEEILRAVVTRIKAPKGDPKAPLQAMIFDSVFNSFRGIEIYFRVFNGTIRKGDKIKFVNADKEYGADEIGILKLDKQPKNEISTGNVGYLISGIKVASEVHVGDTITNVLNPGEALKGFEKVKPMVFAGIYPVDTTEFEELRASMEKLQLNDASLVWELETSAALGFGFRCGFLGMLHMEIIQERLEREFNMTVITTVPSVQFQAFLTDGTQIFVNAPSEMPDPTRMKSIEEPYIKAQIISKSEYIGPIIGLCMDKRGSIINQNYLTTDRVEMSFEMPLSEIVFDFFDKLKSISRGYASLDYHLIGFRESDMVKLDIMLNGEKVDALSAIVHRGKSQDWGRKLCEKLRELIPRQMFEIAIQAAIGQKVVARENISAIRKNVLAKCYGGDISRKRKLLEKQKKGKKRMRQVGNVEIPQEAFMAVLKID; via the coding sequence ATGGAAAACATCCGCAATTTTTGCATCATCGCACACATTGACCACGGCAAAAGCACACTAGCCGACCGACTGCTGGAATTCACCGGCACCCTGAACGAGCGCCAGATGGAAGCCCAGGTATTGGACAACATGGACCTGGAAAAAGAAAAGGGGATCACGATCAAGTCCCACGCCATCCAAATGAACTATACCCTGGATGGAAAAAACTATGTGCTCAACCTGATCGACACCCCGGGCCACGTGGATTTTTCTTATGAAGTGTCGCGTTCCATTGCTGCCTGCGAAGGCGCCCTCCTCATTGTAGACGCCAGCCAGGGCATCGAAGCCCAGACCATATCGAACCTGTATCTCGCGCTGGAACACGACCTGGAGATCATCCCGGTCATGAACAAGATCGACTTGCCCCATGCCATGCCTGAAGAGGTGACCGACGAAATTGTGGAGCTGGTGGGCTGCAAGCGCGAAGATGTGATCCGCGCCAGCGCAAAAGAAGGGAAAGGCATCGAAGAAATATTGCGCGCGGTAGTCACCCGCATCAAGGCCCCTAAAGGCGATCCCAAGGCACCCCTGCAGGCCATGATCTTTGACTCGGTGTTTAACTCATTCCGTGGCATCGAGATCTACTTCCGCGTATTCAACGGCACCATCCGCAAAGGTGATAAGATCAAATTTGTGAACGCCGACAAAGAATACGGTGCCGATGAGATCGGTATCCTGAAACTCGACAAACAACCCAAGAATGAGATCAGCACGGGCAACGTAGGCTATCTCATTTCCGGTATCAAGGTGGCCAGTGAAGTGCACGTCGGCGACACGATCACAAACGTGCTCAATCCCGGCGAGGCCTTGAAAGGATTCGAAAAAGTGAAGCCCATGGTGTTTGCGGGTATCTATCCCGTGGACACGACAGAATTTGAAGAATTGCGTGCATCCATGGAAAAGTTGCAGCTCAACGACGCGTCGCTGGTGTGGGAACTGGAGACGTCGGCCGCGCTTGGCTTTGGCTTCCGCTGCGGATTCCTCGGCATGCTCCACATGGAGATCATCCAGGAACGTTTGGAGCGCGAGTTTAACATGACCGTGATCACCACGGTGCCCTCGGTGCAATTCCAGGCATTTCTGACGGATGGAACACAAATCTTTGTCAATGCCCCTTCCGAAATGCCGGATCCTACACGGATGAAAAGCATTGAGGAACCCTACATCAAAGCGCAGATCATTTCGAAATCAGAATATATCGGGCCCATCATCGGCCTGTGCATGGACAAGCGCGGAAGCATCATCAATCAAAACTACCTCACCACCGATCGCGTGGAGATGTCGTTTGAAATGCCGCTGTCCGAAATTGTATTTGACTTCTTCGACAAACTGAAATCCATCTCCCGCGGATATGCTTCCCTCGACTATCACCTCATCGGCTTCCGCGAATCCGACATGGTGAAGCTCGACATCATGCTGAACGGCGAGAAAGTGGACGCGCTGAGCGCCATCGTGCACCGCGGCAAGTCACAGGACTGGGGACGCAAGCTTTGCGAAAAACTGCGCGAGCTCATCCCACGCCAGATGTTCGAGATCGCCATCCAGGCGGCCATTGGCCAGAAGGTTGTGGCCCGCGAAAACATCAGCGCTATCCGCAAGAACGTGTTGGCAAAATGCTACGGTGGCGATATCTCCCGTAAGCGCAAGCTGCTGGAGAAACAGAAGAAAGGAAAGAAACGCATGCGCCAGGTAGGCAACGTGGAAATCCCGCAGGAGGCCTTTATGGCGGTTCTGAAAATTGATTAA
- a CDS encoding ACP phosphodiesterase has translation MNFLAHIYLSGNNPSVMVGNFIGDFVKGRNLLEQFGDGIAKGIALHREIDAFTDRHPVVLQSKTRLRPKYRHYAPVIVDVFYDHFLSRYWDQYHAQPLPDFAREAYLFLESQSDVLPEGVRHLLPHMKRGNWLLNYGNLQGLQRALSGLASRTRHDSHMEQSVQDLEKSYDAFKAEFETFFPDLIAMSRSFLDPLPGPVFPLPLSNGQH, from the coding sequence ATGAATTTTTTGGCGCACATTTATTTATCGGGAAACAATCCGTCGGTGATGGTGGGCAACTTCATCGGCGATTTTGTGAAGGGCCGGAACCTGCTGGAACAATTTGGTGACGGCATTGCCAAAGGGATCGCCTTGCACCGCGAGATCGATGCCTTCACCGACCGCCACCCCGTGGTGCTGCAAAGCAAAACCCGGCTGCGGCCCAAGTACAGACACTACGCACCGGTGATCGTCGATGTTTTCTATGACCATTTTCTTTCCCGGTACTGGGACCAGTATCACGCACAACCCCTCCCCGACTTCGCCCGCGAGGCCTATCTTTTTTTAGAAAGCCAAAGCGATGTGTTGCCCGAAGGGGTCCGCCATTTGCTGCCACACATGAAACGCGGCAACTGGCTGCTGAACTATGGCAACCTGCAAGGCCTGCAGCGTGCCCTCAGCGGATTGGCCAGCCGAACCCGGCACGACTCGCACATGGAACAGTCGGTCCAGGACTTAGAAAAATCTTATGACGCCTTTAAAGCCGAGTTCGAAACGTTTTTCCCGGACCTCATTGCCATGTCGCGCTCCTTTTTGGACCCGCTACCCGGACCGGTGTTTCCACTCCCTCTATCCAACGGTCAGCATTAA
- a CDS encoding TerB family tellurite resistance protein, with product MSALAQMKLLISLAQIDGTVADRERNYIINIGRANNVYPDEVKPLFDKRHDLIVPEDLSDDRKFDYLFSLVQLMKIDERMYKEEIMFCSKIASNLGYDQQVMFELLLHVKAGAMGTDEMSGLKSLVQKYLHH from the coding sequence ATGTCTGCACTTGCCCAAATGAAATTGCTGATCAGCCTCGCTCAAATAGACGGCACCGTAGCCGACCGGGAGCGGAACTATATCATTAACATCGGCCGGGCCAACAACGTTTACCCCGACGAGGTGAAACCGCTGTTCGACAAACGCCACGACCTCATCGTCCCCGAAGACCTCTCCGACGACCGGAAGTTCGACTATCTTTTCTCGCTGGTGCAGCTCATGAAGATCGACGAGCGCATGTACAAAGAGGAGATCATGTTCTGCTCCAAGATCGCTTCCAACCTGGGCTACGATCAGCAGGTGATGTTCGAGCTGCTGCTCCACGTAAAAGCCGGCGCCATGGGCACCGATGAAATGAGCGGTTTGAAATCGTTGGTGCAGAAATACCTCCATCATTAA
- a CDS encoding metal-dependent hydrolase family protein: MKKIYLLLLCMASLVSYAQKTYVHCGNLIDGKTNDVQPQMTIVVEGNKITAIEKGFSKPGTSDVLIDLSKKTVMPGLIDMHVHLESETSKDQALQRFTLNDADVAFRAASYARKTLMAGFTTVRDLGGSGVNTALRNAINQGIAVGPRIFSAGKSIATTGGHADPTNGYRKDLMGDPGPKEGVINGPDDARKAVRQRYKEGSDMIKITATGGVLSIAKDGSGPQFTDEELKAIIETAKEYGMHTAAHAHGAEGMKRAVLAGITTIEHGTKMTEEIMDLMKQKGTFFVPTISAGKFVAEQAKVPGYYHPLVVPKALEIGPQIQETFRKAYKRGVKIAFGTDAGVYPHGDNAKEFGFMVEAGMPPMEAIKSATIVPAGILGMSDKFGSIETGKLADIVATDENPLQNIKTMEKVSFVMKEGVVIKQ; the protein is encoded by the coding sequence ATGAAGAAAATTTACCTCCTGCTTTTGTGCATGGCTTCTCTCGTGAGCTATGCGCAGAAAACCTACGTCCACTGCGGCAACCTCATCGACGGCAAGACCAACGACGTCCAGCCCCAGATGACCATCGTGGTGGAAGGCAACAAGATCACCGCCATCGAAAAAGGGTTTTCAAAACCCGGCACCAGCGACGTGCTCATCGACCTTAGCAAGAAGACCGTCATGCCCGGACTCATCGACATGCACGTCCATCTCGAAAGCGAGACCAGCAAAGACCAGGCCCTCCAGCGCTTCACACTTAACGACGCCGACGTCGCCTTTCGCGCCGCGTCCTATGCCCGTAAAACGCTTATGGCCGGGTTCACCACCGTACGCGATCTGGGTGGCTCGGGCGTGAACACCGCGCTGCGCAATGCGATCAATCAAGGCATTGCCGTAGGGCCGCGCATCTTTTCGGCAGGGAAATCCATTGCCACCACGGGTGGGCATGCCGATCCCACGAACGGCTATCGCAAAGACCTGATGGGCGATCCAGGTCCTAAAGAGGGCGTCATCAACGGTCCCGACGATGCCCGGAAGGCCGTGCGTCAACGCTACAAGGAGGGTTCTGATATGATCAAAATAACCGCCACCGGGGGCGTGCTCAGTATCGCCAAGGATGGCTCCGGTCCCCAGTTCACTGACGAGGAATTGAAAGCGATCATCGAAACGGCAAAAGAATATGGCATGCACACCGCAGCCCACGCACACGGTGCCGAAGGCATGAAACGCGCGGTGCTCGCGGGAATCACCACCATTGAACACGGCACGAAAATGACCGAAGAGATCATGGACCTGATGAAGCAAAAAGGGACCTTCTTCGTACCCACCATCTCCGCCGGAAAATTTGTGGCTGAGCAGGCCAAAGTGCCGGGCTATTACCACCCGTTGGTGGTGCCCAAAGCCTTGGAAATCGGCCCTCAGATCCAGGAAACGTTTAGAAAAGCCTACAAACGCGGTGTTAAAATAGCCTTCGGTACGGATGCCGGGGTATATCCGCACGGCGACAACGCCAAAGAATTCGGTTTTATGGTCGAAGCGGGCATGCCGCCCATGGAAGCGATCAAGTCGGCCACCATCGTTCCTGCCGGCATCCTGGGGATGTCTGACAAGTTTGGTTCGATCGAAACGGGCAAATTGGCCGACATCGTGGCCACCGACGAAAACCCGCTCCAAAACATTAAAACCATGGAAAAAGTGAGCTTCGTCATGAAGGAAGGTGTCGTGATAAAACAATAA